The window GGCTCCTTCCGGGAAATATCGGCGGCAACGGCCACTGCGGAACCGCCGTCCGCGACGATCTCGGCAGCGACCGCGTCCGCCGCTTCGCCGTTGACGTCGGAGACGATAACCAGTGCGCCCTCTTCCGCCAGTCTCCGCGAGATTGCGGAGCCGATACCGCCGCCTCCGCCCGTGACGATCGCGACCTTGCCTTCGAACCTTCTCATTCCTCGCTCCTCCAGACCTATCGAATGTAACTGCCGCCGTTGACGTCGAGCGTCGCGCCGTTCAGCGAACGTTGTGACGGCCTTAGCGCGAAGGCAACGAGCTCGGCGATTTCAGAGACCTCGGCCATCTCGCCGATCGGTATGTCAGCGACCGCAGCCTCCTTGCCGTGTTTGGCGACGAAATCCTCAGCCATGTCGGTGCGCACCCAACCGGGCGCAACCGAGATAGCAACGACGCCATCGCGACCGAAGCTGCGGGCGATCGATTTCGTGAGATTGACGAGCGCGGCCTTCGTCGCGCCATAGGGCATGGCGTCGGCTGCGTAGCCGCGTTGGCCGGCGCGGCTCGCCATGTTGATGATCCGCCCTCCGCCATGCGCCTTGAAATGGGTAAGCGCCTGCTTGCAGAGATCGACTGCGGCGAAGAAGTTCACCTGGAACTCCTTCTGCCAGGCGTTCCTCCAGAGATCGGGCTCGGCTTCGATCGAAACCTCAGTGCGGATACCGGCATTGTTGACGAGCGCATGGATACGACCGGCCGCCTCTTCTGCCCGGCGCCACAGTTCGAATGCCCCCTCGGCCGCCGAAAGGTCGGCCTGAACCAGTACCCCTTCGCCGGAAATGCGGGCAAGCAGCGCCTCCGCTCCCGCACGGTCGCTGCCGTAGTGGATAATCGGACGCGCGCCCTCCTGCGCCAGGCGCTCGACGATGGCGGCACCGATGCCGCCGGAGGCGCCGGTGACAAGGACGGTCTGGCGCGACAGGGACTCGATGGGCATGTTTCCCTCCTCAACCCAGCTGATCGACCTGCGGTCCCCAGGTGTCGGAGAGCGCAAAGCCGCTTTTGAATGGGTCCTCGTCGGAAATACGGAGCTGTTCGCGGCCATAGATCCAGCCGCGCCCGGTGATGCGCGGCAGCACGGCGGGGCGTCCGCCGACCTCGGTAGTGCCGATCGCCTCCGCAACGAACTCGCCGCCGATGATCGAGCGCGATGTCCGCCGATCGCCGATCGCGACCTTTCCGCGTGCGTAAAGTGTTGCGAGATTTGCCGAACTTCCGGTCCCACAAGGGGAGCGGTCGACCCGGCCCGGCTTCAAGGTCGTGCAGGTGCGCACAGCGCCGTCCGGCTCGTGCCCGCGGAACATGACATAGGCAATCTCGTCGACACCGGTGAGCTCCGGATGTCTGACGGCGATTTGGTCGGCCAGAAGCGACTTCAGCTTGATCCCCGCTTCGGCCAGATAGCGTGCGTTGGCGGGCGTGATTTCGACGCCGATCTGATCGATGTCGACGATTGCGTAATAGACGCCGCCAAAGGCGACATCGATCTTGATCCGCCCCCACCTCGGCGTCTCGACGATCCGATCGAGAGCTTCGGCAAAGCTCGGAACGTTGTCGAGGCTCACCGAGAGGCAGCGTCCATCGCGGCAGGTGGCGCGCGCGACGATGAGCCCCGCTGGCGTGTCGAGACGGATGATCGTATCCGGCTCGTTGATGGCGACGCGTCCGCTTTCGAGCAAGGCCGTAACGACACAGATGCAATTGCTTCCGGACATCGGATGGGCACGATCCGCCTGCAACACGATGAACCCGGCATCGGCGTCGGGCCTTGTCGGCGCGACGAGCAGATTGACCGACATGGCGACGCTCGCGCGCGGCTCGAAGGTGACGAAGCGACGGAGACTGTCGTCGACGGTGTTGATGTGGTTCATCTTGTCGAGCATGGTGGCGCCGGGAATTTCCGGCGCACCGCCGACGATCACCTTGCCGATCTCGCCCTGGCAATGGACCAACAGCAGGTCGAGTGGACGGTCCCAATTCATCGAAATGCCGCCGGTCATTTGAGGTACCAGCCCCATTTCTCGCCGGCGGCAAAGCGGGTGATCTGCTTGGTCTCGAGATAGTTCTCGAGCCCCCAGCGGCCGAGTTCACGACCAATACCCGACTCCTTGTAGCCGCCCCAAGGCGCTTCGGTGAAGGTCGGCTGCGAGCAGTTGATCCAGACAATGCCGGCGCGGAAGGCGGCGGCAACCCGGTCGGCTCGGACGTCGTCCTTCGACATCACTGCCGCAGCCAGCCCGAAGCGGGAATCGTTCGCAAGCTCGATTGCCTCCTCTTCCATCGAGAAAGGCCGGATGCAGACGACGGGACCGAAGATTTCCTCGCGCCAGGCGTCACTCTCCAGCGGCACGTCGGTCAGGATCGTCGGCTCAAGATAATAACCCTTGTCGAATCCTTCCGGTCGTATGCCGCCGCAGGCGATGGTCGCACCGGCAGCCTTTGCCGCCTCGATCGCGGCGAGCACTTGTTCATACTGCCGTTTCGACACGAGTGGCCCGAGAAGCACGCCCTCCTCGAGGCCGTTTCCGATCCTGATCTTCTTCGTCTCCTCGACGAGGCGCGCCAGCAGACGATCGTAGATGCCTTCCTGGACAAGGACCCGCGACGTCGCCGAGCAGACCTGACCCTGGTTCCAGAAGATGCCGAACATGATCCATTCGACCGCCTCTTCGATGTCTGCATCGTCGAAAACGACGAAGGGCGACTTGCCGCCGAGCTCGAGGCTGACGCGCTTGATGTCGCGGGCCGCGGCCGCCATGATCTTCGAGCCGACCGGGCCGGATCCGGTGAAGGCGAGCTTGTCGACCCCCTTATGATCGATGAGCGCCTGACCGGCGACCGAGCCCGCCCCGGTGACGATGTTGAGGACGCCCGGCGGCAGACCCGCCTCGTCCGCGATCGCGGCGAGTTCGAGCGCCGTCAACGAGGTGACTTCCGCCGGCTTCAAGACGACCGTGCAGCCGGCGGCAAGCGCGGGAGCAACCTTCCAGGCGGCCATGAGAAGCGGGTAGTTCCAGGGGATGATCGCACCGGCAACGCCGATCGGCTCCTTGACCGCCTTCGAGGTAAAGCGGGCGTCGGGAAGCGCGATCGGCTCTTCGGGACTGTTGTCGAGCTCATCGGCCAGCCCGGCGTAGTAGTCGAAACAGCCGGCGGCGTCGGCGATATCCCAGTCCGCCTCCGGAAACGGCTTGCCGTTGTCGATCACTTCGAGGCGGGCGATTTCCGCCTGACGGGCGCGGATGCCCTCGGCGATGGCGCGCAGGTATTTTGCTCTTTGGGCGCCGGACAGCTTCGGCCAGCCATCCTTGTCGAAGGCGCGGCGCGCCGCCTTTACCGCAACATCGACGTCTTCCGCCGTTGCCGCGGCGATCTTGTGGATCACTTCCTCCGTCGCCGGATTGACGACGTCGAACGTCCTGCCGTTCGCGGCCGCCGTCCATTTTCCGTCGATGTAGAGTTCGCTGCGCATTGTTCGCTCCGTTGATTCCCACGCTGGCCGTCAGAATCGGTCGACGCGGTATGGTTTGAGATCGATCGGGGGCTGGACGCCCGTCACGAGATCGGCGATGAGCCTCCCGGTCGTCGCCGCATAAGTGAGGCCCAGATGCCCGTGGCCGGTCGCGTAGAAGACGCCGCGGTGTTTCGCGGAAGGGCCGATGATCGGCACCGTATCGGGAAGTGCCGGGCGATGGCCCATCCACTCCATCGCTTTCTCCGCCCGAAGATCCGGCAGGGCCTCTTGCGCCCGTTTGACCAGCACTTTTGCCCGCCGGTAGTCCGGCGCCGCTTCGAGCCCGGCCAATTCCACCGTGCCGCCGACGCGGATGCCGCCGGCCGTTGGGGTCACCATGAAGGCGCGCGCCGGCCAGATGATCGAATGGCGCATCGAAATGCCCGGCGCCATGATCTGCGTGTGGTAGCCGCGCTCGGTCTCGAGCGGGATCGGCTCGCCGAGCAGCCGCGCCATCCTGCCGGTATAGGCGCCGGCGCAAAGCACGATCTGAGACGCGGCGATCGAACGACCATCCTTCAGGCGAAGGGCCTTGACGCGATCACCGTGATCGAAGCCGACGACCTCGCCTCGCTCGATCCTGCCGCCGAGCGCCAGAAGAGCCTCGGCGAGCTTCACGACCAATTGATAAGGGTCGCGAATGGAGCGGTTGTCGGGGAACAGTACCGCCTTGGCGATCTTCGGCGTCAGTGCGGGTTCCAGGTCGCGGATGGCTTTCCCGCTCAGGATCTCATGGCGGAAGCCGAACCACTCTAGAACCTCGACATGCTCTCGGTCCGCCTTGAACTCGGCCTCGTCCGCATAGAGGCTGAGGCACCCCTCCTTGGTCAGCATGCCGGTGAGGCCCGTCGCTTTCAGCAGTGGATCAAGATCCTCATAAACGCGATGGCACAGCACCGCGCCCGCCGTCTCCAGTTCCCTGACCCGCGAGGGCCGGCTCGCCGCCAGAAAACGCAGGAACCAGGGGACGAGCTTCGGCATATAGGAGGGCCGGATCCGCACCGGCCCTTCCCGGTCGAGCAGCCACTTCGGCATCTGCGCCCAGACGCCCGGCCGCGAGGCGGGCATGAACTCGGTGACCGCGATCGACGCCATGTTCCCGTAAGACGCGCCCTTGCCGGGGCCTTCTCTGTCGAGCAGCACCACGCTCTTCCCGCGGCGCTGCAAGTCGTAGGCAATCGTCGTGCCGATGATGCCGGCGCCTACGACAATGACAGGACCCTCGCTATTGCTCGTCATTTTTCTTTTCTCGGTGTGGTGCGGCAATCAAACCGTGGTCATCCAGGTGTCGGCCACCGTGAAGCTCTCGGGATAGGATCGCTCGGGTCCTTACTGTCGAGGCGCCGCTTCCTGATCGCCGAACGGCCAAGAAACAGCGCATTGACAAGCGATGACCGGTTCCGATTACCAGTTCAGGATCGGCTCCATAGCGGTGCGGAACTCAGCCTTTTCATCGTCGGTCAGCGGCCCCAGTGGCGCGCGGCACTCACCCATGGGCAAGCCCTGAAGCTCGCAGCCATACTTGATCTTCTGCACGAACTTGCCGCTTTCGAGGATGTTCATCGCGCGGTAGAGCGTTTTCATCAGCGCGCGCGCCTTGTCGAGATCACCGGAACGGAACGTTCGGTCGAGATCGCAGCATGCCTTGGCCATGCAGTTCGCCGGCCCGCAGATCCAGCTCTCCGCACCCCAGAACATGAAGTCGAGCGCAATGTCGTCCGATCCGGACACCAGTTGGATGCGGCCGTCGTAGCGGCTGGCGATGTCGATCGCGCGCTGCAATACCCCTGAGCTTTCCTTGATCCCCATCACGCGCGGATTGTCGGCGAAATGGTCCATCAGCTCGAAACTGATGTCCGAACCATCCTTGGCCGGATAGGAATAGAGGACCAGGTTCACATCCACGGCATCGAGCACGCTTTCGTAATGCCGGATCAGTTCGGCTTGCGTCGGCCGGGTGTAGAACGGCGGGGCGAGCAGCACAGTGTCATAGCCGATCTCTTTGGCGATTGCCGTCTGCTCGATGACTTCGCGGGTGGCGGGCGCATTGGTGCCGGCGATCAGAATTTCGCCCGGTTTGGCAAAATCCTTGACGAACTGCAGCACATCGCGGCGCTCTTCCTTGGACTGGCTGAAATACTCTCCGGTCGACCCGTTCGGAACCCAGCCGGTGACCCCGGCATCACGCAGATGGGTCAGAAGCTTTTCGAAAGCCTTGAAGTCGACCCTGTTGCTCGCGTCGAACGGGGTGATAAGGGCGGGCATGACGCCAGAGAGTTTCATGGAATATCTCCTTTCGAAAGATTTCGATTCAGATCGCGAGTTTGGCGAGCACGCGCCGCTCGACGAGCGTGACGGCACGGGTCAGCGGAAACGCGATGACGAAATAGATGAGAGCGACGACCGTGAGTACCTCGATAGGTCGCGCCGTATTGTTGGAAATGTTCTGACCGACGAACATCAGGTCGGCCATGCCGACGGCGGAGACCAGCGCGCTTTCCTTGAACAGGCTGACGCAGTTGGAGAGCAGCGTCGGGACGGCGCGGAGCACCGCCTGCGGCAGGATGACGTTCGCCACTTGAACGCGGCGCGAAAGGCCCAGTGCAACGCAGGCGTCGAGCTGCTCCGGCCCGATTGATTTCAGCGAAGCCCGGAAGGTCTCGCTGGTGATCGCGCCCATATAGAGGGTGAGAGCGATCACACCGGAGGTGAGGTTGGAGAGCTCGACGCCGAGGATCAGCGGCAGGCAGAAGAAGATCCAGAAGAGCTGGACGAGCACCGGCGTTCCGCGGAAGAACTCGACATAGACGCTGGAGACCGCGCGCAGGATCGTGCTGCGCGAGGTCCGGGCGAGGCCGATAAGGAAACCGAGACTGCAGCCGAGAACAATGCAGATCAGCGTCAGCTTGATCGTCATCCAGAGACCGAGCGCGAGCGCTTCCTGGAAGCGAAGGACGATGGAGAAGTCGAGAGCCATTAGTCTTCTCCTCAGCTCATCATCAGTTGGCGGCGGCGTTCGAGGTAGCCGACGATCTGTGAGACGGGGAACGAGACGGCGAAGTAGACCAGCGCGACGATGGTGAAGGTCTCGATCGGCCGATAGGTCTCGGTTGCAAGCGTCTTCGCCTGGTACATGAGGTCCTGCACGGCGACGATGGCGACCAGCGCGGTTTGCTGGAAGATGCCGATGCCATTGGTGAGCAGGACCGGTATCGACGCTCGGACCGCGGTCGGCAGCACGATATGGAGGGTGCGCTGCAGCGGATTGAGACCGAGCGCGATACCGGCATCGAGCTGTTCGCGCGGAACGGCCTGGATTGCGGCACGATAGGCCTCGGCGTTGAAGGCCATCAGGTTGAGGCCGAGCGCCAGGATGCCCATCGTCATCGAGCCGAGAAAGACGTTGAACAGCATCGGCACGCAATAGAAGAACCAGACGATCTGCACGATCGCCGGCGTGCAGCGGAAGAATTCGACGAAGAGCATGGCCGGCAGCCGGACCGGTGCAAAGCGGTTCATGATGAGCAGCGCCAGCGGAAAGCCGAGCACGACGCCGATGAGATTGGCGGCGACCGTCAGTTGCAGCGTCACGATCAGTCCGTCCCAAAGAGGACCGAAGGAGATCGACTGGAAGTCGAAAGAATAGCCCATCTTCCCCTCCTAATGCCGGATATGGAAGACGCGATCGATGAACTCGCGGGTGCGCTCTTCCCTGGGCGAGCCGAGCACCTGCTCCGGCGGTCCATCCTCGACGACCACGCCGCCGGCGCAGAAGATCACGCGTGAGGCAATGTTCTTCGCAAACCACATGTCGTGGGTGACGATCATCATCGGCATATCTTGGGCGGCAAGCTGCAGGATGACCTGCTCGACTTCGGCGACGAGTTCGGGATCGAGCGCCGACGTCACCTCGTCGAAGAGCATCAGCTTCGGATCGAGCATCAGGGCGCGGGCGATCGCCACGCGCTGTTTCTGCCCGCCGGAGAGTTGCGCCGGATAAGCGCCCGCCTTCGCGCCGAGGCCGAAGCGCTCGAGCAGCGCCTGGGCACGCTTGGTGGCGCTCGCCTTGTTTTCTCCTCTGACCTTGCAGGGCGCGAGGATCAGGTTCTGGATGACGGTGAGGTGCGGGAACAGCGTGTAGTGCTGGAACACCATGCCGATCGACCGGCGCACCTCGGTGTCGATCACGGTCTTCCTGTCGGCTCCCGCCGAGGATATGTAGGGCTTGCCGCCGAAGCTGATCGAGCCGCTGTCGATCTTCTCCAGCCCCATCATGACGCGCAGCAGCGTGCTCTTGCCGCCGCCGCTCGGGCCGATCACCACGACCCGTTCGCCGGGCTTCATCTCGATGTCCAATCCCTTGAGCACCTGGATATGCGGCCCGTAGCTCTTGTGAAGGGACTGGATTTTGACAAGGGGGGCACTGAAGGACATGGTCATTGCCGATCTCACTGGTCAAAGGAGGGGATGAGAGTGGCCGGGCAAACGGTGGCCGCGCCCGGCCAGGCTACCGTTACTGCGTGCTCTTCAGCACCTGATCGACGGCCTTGCGGATCAGTTCGTCCACGTGACCGGTCGCGACCTTCTCTTCGAGGAAGATGTTGACCACTTCGACGTCGGCCGTCGAAAGCTGGTGCGGCAGGCCAAAGGCGACACCCTGCTTCGCCAGCGCCGGCTTCGGGTTGAGCGCGACCGCCCAGTCAGGGTTCGATTGGGTGAAAAGCTGATTGGTGTCGGAGGCATCGACGAGGATGTCCGCCCGTCTGGAGACCACCGCCAGACGCGTCTCGTCATTGCCAGGCAGACGCAGGATGGTTGCGTTTTTCACGGCGGCGGTGATCGCCTTGTCCTGTGCGGTGCCGGACATGACCGCCAGCGTCACGTCCTTCTTGTCGATGTCGGCGACCGAGGTCGCACCGCTCGGCACCTTCGGGTTCTCCTTATTGTAGGCGAGCGAGATCTGGTACTCCATTGCCGGAATGGAGAACTGCACGGCCATGGCGCGGGCCGGCGTCCTGTTCAGCGCGAGCGAGACGTCCCATTTGCCCGCCTGCAGACCGGCGACAATGTTGTCCCAGGTCGTATCCACGAATTCCGGCTTGACCTTCAGGACATCGGCGAATTCGCGGCACAGATCGGCGAAGAAGCCCGAATACTCGCCCGTTGCCGGGTCACGCATGACATAGGGCGGGGCGACGGCCGCGCCGCAACGAAGGACACCTGCCTTCTGCACGCCTTGCCAATAGCCATCGGCCGTTTGGGCGGAAGCAACGGTGGTTGAAAGACCAGTGATCAGGGCAAGCGCAGGCAGCGCCCGCAGCAGGGGCGAAAGCATCTTCGACAGCATCGTCATTTCCTCTGTTTGACGTGCGCGTAACGCGCGGTTCCTCTCGTCGGCTTTCAGCCGATCTTGGCTTTTGTGTCGTCTTCGTGTCGACACAATGATTAATGTCGTCTTAGTGTCGACAAAGTCAAGCGGAAAAATTACATTGTCAGCGCAGGACCGATCTGGCCTTATGCGTCCGGATGACGGGAAAGGGACCTAAGTGTCTGACGAAGCAGAAACCAAGCGAGCCAAAGGTACGGGCTGGAAAAGCGTCTACGAGACGTTGAGAAACGAGATCCTGGCGCTGACGCTCGCCCCCGGCCAGCTCCTTGACGAGAACACGCTGGCCGAACGGTTCGATATGTCCCGCTCGCCCGTCCGCGAAGCGTTGATCCGGCTCGCCGGCGAGGAGCTGGTCGTCACACTATCGAACCGCAGCACGATCGTGGCACCGATCGAAGTCGCAACGTTTCCGAAATATGTGGAGGCGCTCGACATCGCGCAGCGCATGAACACCCGCCTTGCGGCGGAGCTCAGGACCGATGCCGACCTGAAGGCCATCGCCAAGCGCCAGAAGGAATTCGAGGCGGCCGTGAAAACCGGAAATCACCTTCAGATGTCCGAGGCGAACAAGCAGTTCCATATGGCGATCGCCAGGGCCGGCAAGAATCCATATCTCGCGTCCTTCTACGAGCGGCTCCTCAACCAGGGCCAGCGGATGCTGCATCTCCATTTCGAGTATCTGGAGCGGTCGCACGAAGGTTACCTGTTGACCGACGAGCACAACCTGATGCTCGAGGCGATCCGGGCGAAGAATGTCGATCTCGCCGACGAACTGGCCCATGCCCATACGCGCCAGTTCCAGCAGAACTTCATCAATTTCATGCGCGAGAACTACACGACGGATGTATCACTCGGGCGGCGGAAGGCAGCGGAATAGATGCGTATCGGTTTCGTCGGCACAGGTGCGATTACCGAGGCGATGGTGACAGGCATCGTCGGCGCCGGGCTTGGTGTGACGGAGATCCACGTCTCGCCTCGCAATCGGGAGATTGCCGCCCGGCTCGCCAGCCGGTTTCCTTCGGTGCGGATCGCCAAGGACAACCAGAAAGTGGTCGATGCGGCGGACATCCTGTTTCTCGCGATTCGGCCGCAGATCGCAGAAGAGGTGATCGGCGGACTCACATTCCGGAAGGACCAGACAGTCGTCAGCGTCGTCGCGGCGACGGATCGTTCCAAGCTCCTGAGCTGGATCAAGGAGAACGTGA of the Sinorhizobium chiapasense genome contains:
- a CDS encoding SDR family NAD(P)-dependent oxidoreductase, giving the protein MPIESLSRQTVLVTGASGGIGAAIVERLAQEGARPIIHYGSDRAGAEALLARISGEGVLVQADLSAAEGAFELWRRAEEAAGRIHALVNNAGIRTEVSIEAEPDLWRNAWQKEFQVNFFAAVDLCKQALTHFKAHGGGRIINMASRAGQRGYAADAMPYGATKAALVNLTKSIARSFGRDGVVAISVAPGWVRTDMAEDFVAKHGKEAAVADIPIGEMAEVSEIAELVAFALRPSQRSLNGATLDVNGGSYIR
- a CDS encoding proline racemase family protein — encoded protein: MNWDRPLDLLLVHCQGEIGKVIVGGAPEIPGATMLDKMNHINTVDDSLRRFVTFEPRASVAMSVNLLVAPTRPDADAGFIVLQADRAHPMSGSNCICVVTALLESGRVAINEPDTIIRLDTPAGLIVARATCRDGRCLSVSLDNVPSFAEALDRIVETPRWGRIKIDVAFGGVYYAIVDIDQIGVEITPANARYLAEAGIKLKSLLADQIAVRHPELTGVDEIAYVMFRGHEPDGAVRTCTTLKPGRVDRSPCGTGSSANLATLYARGKVAIGDRRTSRSIIGGEFVAEAIGTTEVGGRPAVLPRITGRGWIYGREQLRISDEDPFKSGFALSDTWGPQVDQLG
- a CDS encoding aldehyde dehydrogenase family protein — encoded protein: MRSELYIDGKWTAAANGRTFDVVNPATEEVIHKIAAATAEDVDVAVKAARRAFDKDGWPKLSGAQRAKYLRAIAEGIRARQAEIARLEVIDNGKPFPEADWDIADAAGCFDYYAGLADELDNSPEEPIALPDARFTSKAVKEPIGVAGAIIPWNYPLLMAAWKVAPALAAGCTVVLKPAEVTSLTALELAAIADEAGLPPGVLNIVTGAGSVAGQALIDHKGVDKLAFTGSGPVGSKIMAAAARDIKRVSLELGGKSPFVVFDDADIEEAVEWIMFGIFWNQGQVCSATSRVLVQEGIYDRLLARLVEETKKIRIGNGLEEGVLLGPLVSKRQYEQVLAAIEAAKAAGATIACGGIRPEGFDKGYYLEPTILTDVPLESDAWREEIFGPVVCIRPFSMEEEAIELANDSRFGLAAAVMSKDDVRADRVAAAFRAGIVWINCSQPTFTEAPWGGYKESGIGRELGRWGLENYLETKQITRFAAGEKWGWYLK
- a CDS encoding NAD(P)/FAD-dependent oxidoreductase, giving the protein MTSNSEGPVIVVGAGIIGTTIAYDLQRRGKSVVLLDREGPGKGASYGNMASIAVTEFMPASRPGVWAQMPKWLLDREGPVRIRPSYMPKLVPWFLRFLAASRPSRVRELETAGAVLCHRVYEDLDPLLKATGLTGMLTKEGCLSLYADEAEFKADREHVEVLEWFGFRHEILSGKAIRDLEPALTPKIAKAVLFPDNRSIRDPYQLVVKLAEALLALGGRIERGEVVGFDHGDRVKALRLKDGRSIAASQIVLCAGAYTGRMARLLGEPIPLETERGYHTQIMAPGISMRHSIIWPARAFMVTPTAGGIRVGGTVELAGLEAAPDYRRAKVLVKRAQEALPDLRAEKAMEWMGHRPALPDTVPIIGPSAKHRGVFYATGHGHLGLTYAATTGRLIADLVTGVQPPIDLKPYRVDRF
- a CDS encoding dihydrodipicolinate synthase family protein, coding for MKLSGVMPALITPFDASNRVDFKAFEKLLTHLRDAGVTGWVPNGSTGEYFSQSKEERRDVLQFVKDFAKPGEILIAGTNAPATREVIEQTAIAKEIGYDTVLLAPPFYTRPTQAELIRHYESVLDAVDVNLVLYSYPAKDGSDISFELMDHFADNPRVMGIKESSGVLQRAIDIASRYDGRIQLVSGSDDIALDFMFWGAESWICGPANCMAKACCDLDRTFRSGDLDKARALMKTLYRAMNILESGKFVQKIKYGCELQGLPMGECRAPLGPLTDDEKAEFRTAMEPILNW
- a CDS encoding amino acid ABC transporter permease, whose translation is MALDFSIVLRFQEALALGLWMTIKLTLICIVLGCSLGFLIGLARTSRSTILRAVSSVYVEFFRGTPVLVQLFWIFFCLPLILGVELSNLTSGVIALTLYMGAITSETFRASLKSIGPEQLDACVALGLSRRVQVANVILPQAVLRAVPTLLSNCVSLFKESALVSAVGMADLMFVGQNISNNTARPIEVLTVVALIYFVIAFPLTRAVTLVERRVLAKLAI
- a CDS encoding amino acid ABC transporter permease: MGYSFDFQSISFGPLWDGLIVTLQLTVAANLIGVVLGFPLALLIMNRFAPVRLPAMLFVEFFRCTPAIVQIVWFFYCVPMLFNVFLGSMTMGILALGLNLMAFNAEAYRAAIQAVPREQLDAGIALGLNPLQRTLHIVLPTAVRASIPVLLTNGIGIFQQTALVAIVAVQDLMYQAKTLATETYRPIETFTIVALVYFAVSFPVSQIVGYLERRRQLMMS
- a CDS encoding amino acid ABC transporter ATP-binding protein, with amino-acid sequence MTMSFSAPLVKIQSLHKSYGPHIQVLKGLDIEMKPGERVVVIGPSGGGKSTLLRVMMGLEKIDSGSISFGGKPYISSAGADRKTVIDTEVRRSIGMVFQHYTLFPHLTVIQNLILAPCKVRGENKASATKRAQALLERFGLGAKAGAYPAQLSGGQKQRVAIARALMLDPKLMLFDEVTSALDPELVAEVEQVILQLAAQDMPMMIVTHDMWFAKNIASRVIFCAGGVVVEDGPPEQVLGSPREERTREFIDRVFHIRH
- a CDS encoding substrate-binding periplasmic protein, which produces MLSKMLSPLLRALPALALITGLSTTVASAQTADGYWQGVQKAGVLRCGAAVAPPYVMRDPATGEYSGFFADLCREFADVLKVKPEFVDTTWDNIVAGLQAGKWDVSLALNRTPARAMAVQFSIPAMEYQISLAYNKENPKVPSGATSVADIDKKDVTLAVMSGTAQDKAITAAVKNATILRLPGNDETRLAVVSRRADILVDASDTNQLFTQSNPDWAVALNPKPALAKQGVAFGLPHQLSTADVEVVNIFLEEKVATGHVDELIRKAVDQVLKSTQ
- a CDS encoding GntR family transcriptional regulator produces the protein MSDEAETKRAKGTGWKSVYETLRNEILALTLAPGQLLDENTLAERFDMSRSPVREALIRLAGEELVVTLSNRSTIVAPIEVATFPKYVEALDIAQRMNTRLAAELRTDADLKAIAKRQKEFEAAVKTGNHLQMSEANKQFHMAIARAGKNPYLASFYERLLNQGQRMLHLHFEYLERSHEGYLLTDEHNLMLEAIRAKNVDLADELAHAHTRQFQQNFINFMRENYTTDVSLGRRKAAE